In Lacrimispora indolis DSM 755, a genomic segment contains:
- a CDS encoding ABC transporter ATP-binding protein — MKENYAIELKNITKRFGKVTANDNVCLSVKRGEILSILGENGSGKTTLMNMISGIYYPDEGQIAIDGKEVTIRSPKDSFDLGIGMIHQHFKLVEVLTAAENIILGLPGKELLDRKAVGEKINSLTGKYGFELDPDQKIYTMSVSQKQTVEIVKLLYRGVDLLILDEPTAVLTPQETDRLFAVLRNMRKAGHSIIIITHKLHEVLALSDRVSVLRKGRYIGTIPTEEATEESLTEMMVGKKITLNIERPDPISPEKRLDVKGLTCISREGVKTLENASFTAAGGEILGIAGVAGSGQRELLEAIAGLIPAKEGSISYYPAAGGVKELTSMTAAEIARAGVRFSFVPEDRLGMGLIGSMDLTDNMMLRSYQGGRSFFTDRKAPKALAERLIQELEIATPGTAVPVRRLSGGNVQKVLVGREISSSPAVLLVAYPVRGLDIHSSYTIYSLLNEQKKQGTAVLCVGEDLDVLMELCDRILVMCGGRISGIVDGRTAAKEEIGKLMMNAGGGKNE, encoded by the coding sequence GTGAAAGAGAATTATGCCATTGAACTGAAAAACATCACCAAACGTTTTGGGAAAGTAACTGCCAACGACAACGTCTGCCTGTCTGTAAAGCGGGGAGAGATTCTGTCCATTCTTGGTGAGAACGGAAGCGGGAAGACCACCCTTATGAATATGATCTCCGGCATTTATTATCCTGATGAGGGACAGATTGCCATTGATGGGAAAGAGGTCACCATCCGGTCTCCCAAGGATTCCTTTGACTTAGGGATCGGCATGATCCATCAGCATTTTAAGCTGGTGGAAGTACTTACTGCTGCGGAGAACATCATTTTGGGACTTCCGGGAAAGGAGCTTCTGGACCGTAAGGCTGTTGGGGAAAAAATAAACAGCCTTACCGGAAAATATGGCTTTGAGCTGGATCCGGATCAGAAGATCTATACCATGTCTGTTTCCCAGAAGCAGACCGTTGAGATCGTAAAGCTTTTATACCGTGGAGTGGACCTTCTGATCCTCGACGAACCCACTGCCGTTTTAACGCCCCAGGAAACAGACCGGCTGTTTGCGGTTCTGCGCAACATGAGAAAGGCAGGACATTCCATTATCATCATCACTCATAAGCTTCATGAAGTGCTGGCCTTGTCTGACCGGGTGTCCGTGCTGCGCAAGGGCCGGTACATAGGAACCATCCCCACGGAGGAAGCCACGGAAGAGTCTTTAACAGAGATGATGGTGGGAAAGAAGATAACCTTAAACATTGAGCGTCCTGATCCAATATCACCGGAAAAACGGCTGGATGTCAAGGGACTTACCTGCATCAGCAGGGAAGGAGTAAAGACTCTGGAGAATGCTTCCTTTACGGCTGCCGGCGGGGAGATCCTGGGTATCGCAGGTGTGGCAGGCAGCGGCCAGAGAGAGCTTTTAGAGGCCATTGCCGGGCTGATACCGGCAAAAGAAGGCTCCATTTCATATTATCCGGCGGCCGGGGGAGTAAAGGAACTGACTTCCATGACGGCAGCTGAAATAGCAAGGGCCGGAGTCCGTTTTTCTTTTGTGCCGGAAGACCGGCTGGGCATGGGACTCATAGGTTCCATGGACTTAACGGATAATATGATGTTAAGAAGCTATCAAGGAGGGCGCTCCTTCTTTACAGACAGGAAAGCTCCAAAGGCTTTGGCAGAGCGCCTCATTCAGGAGCTGGAGATCGCGACTCCTGGAACCGCTGTTCCTGTGAGGAGGCTGTCAGGCGGAAATGTTCAGAAGGTGCTGGTGGGGAGGGAGATTTCTTCTTCTCCTGCAGTGCTTCTGGTGGCTTATCCGGTGCGGGGCTTAGATATTCATTCCTCCTATACCATTTACAGCCTGCTTAACGAACAGAAAAAACAAGGAACAGCAGTCCTGTGCGTGGGTGAGGACTTAGATGTGCTCATGGAGCTGTGTGACCGGATTCTTGTCATGTGCGGCGGAAGGATAAGCGGCATTGTGGATGGCAGGACAGCTGCCAAGGAAGAAATCGGGAAACTGATGATGAATGCAGGAGGTGGCAAAAATGAGTAA
- a CDS encoding BMP family ABC transporter substrate-binding protein → MKLRKLVCLALASLMALSLSACGNSAAPSTAAGEKTEAQATETEKEADTGAETKEAVSTGGIAKEDIKVGFIYIGDENEGYTAAHYKGAMEMKEALGLSDDQIIVKWNVPEDETCKDAAMDLADQGCSIIFANSFGHESYMLEAAKEYPDVQFCHATGYQAALSGLSNMHNYFTNVYESRYVSGVVAGLKINQMIEEGKVNKDAVKIGYVGAYPYAEVISGYTSFFLGVRSICPEATMEVKYTNSWASFDLEKEAADALISDGCVLISQHADTTGAPTACEAAGVPCVGYNISMIATAPKTALTSASIDWGPYVTYAVQSVIDGKSFDTDWCQGYKEGANSITELNKDAIAPGTEEKVKEVEDALKAGTLHVFDTSAFTVGGETLETYKKDGSDVEYIEDGYFHESEHGSAPAFDVLIDGITTIEN, encoded by the coding sequence ATGAAATTAAGGAAATTGGTTTGTCTGGCTTTGGCAAGTCTTATGGCTCTGTCTTTATCAGCCTGCGGAAATTCTGCAGCCCCGTCCACTGCCGCCGGAGAAAAGACGGAAGCACAGGCAACAGAAACTGAGAAAGAAGCTGACACTGGGGCAGAGACAAAGGAAGCTGTTTCCACGGGAGGGATCGCCAAGGAAGATATAAAGGTTGGCTTTATTTATATCGGTGATGAAAACGAAGGATATACGGCTGCTCATTATAAGGGTGCAATGGAAATGAAGGAAGCGCTGGGCCTGTCTGATGACCAGATCATCGTAAAATGGAATGTTCCGGAGGATGAAACCTGTAAGGATGCAGCCATGGATCTGGCTGACCAGGGCTGCAGCATAATTTTTGCCAACAGCTTTGGCCATGAGTCCTATATGCTGGAAGCTGCAAAGGAGTATCCAGATGTGCAGTTCTGCCATGCAACCGGATATCAGGCTGCTTTAAGCGGTTTAAGCAACATGCATAACTATTTTACCAATGTTTACGAATCCCGCTACGTATCCGGTGTTGTTGCAGGTCTTAAAATAAACCAGATGATCGAAGAGGGTAAGGTGAATAAGGATGCGGTTAAGATCGGCTACGTAGGCGCTTACCCCTATGCTGAAGTCATCAGCGGCTATACCTCCTTCTTTTTAGGAGTTCGTTCCATCTGTCCGGAAGCAACGATGGAAGTAAAATATACAAACAGCTGGGCAAGCTTTGATTTGGAAAAAGAGGCTGCTGATGCCCTGATTTCCGACGGCTGTGTTTTGATCAGCCAGCATGCGGATACCACCGGAGCTCCTACTGCCTGTGAAGCTGCCGGCGTTCCATGTGTGGGCTACAATATCTCCATGATAGCCACCGCACCGAAAACGGCACTTACTTCCGCTTCCATTGACTGGGGCCCATATGTGACCTATGCAGTACAGAGCGTCATTGACGGCAAATCCTTTGACACAGACTGGTGTCAGGGCTACAAGGAAGGAGCAAATTCCATAACAGAGCTTAATAAGGACGCAATCGCTCCCGGAACAGAGGAAAAGGTGAAGGAAGTGGAAGATGCCCTGAAGGCAGGCACTCTTCATGTGTTTGATACCTCTGCTTTTACTGTTGGAGGCGAAACGCTGGAAACCTATAAAAAGGACGGAAGCGATGTGGAATATATCGAGGATGGTTATTTCCATGAGTCTGAGCATGGTTCCGCGCCGGCATTTGATGTTTTGATTGATGGCATTACCACCATTGAAAATTAA
- a CDS encoding ABC transporter substrate-binding protein yields MKLKKVFAVTLAACMSASLVAGCSSGSSSSGSGGAKVVKIGVFEPTTGENGGGGFQEVLGMRYANKTHPTVKIGGEEYKVELVEVDNKSDKTEAVNAAQKLMSEKVSVVLGSYGSGVSIAAGQIFADAKIPAIGASCTNPQVTQGNDFYFRVCFLDPFQGTVMANYANDNGAKTAAVITQLGDDYSSGLGSFFKTAFTGLGGSVVSEEQFQTNQTDFKAILTNIKAQNPDIIFAPSSITTAPLIIKQARELGITATIAAGDTWENSTVIENAGSSAEGVVLSTFFDEAEPANEEAASFISGFKAYLKENKQDEIIPAVSALGYDAYLCALKAIETAGSTDGTAIRDALKGVSLDGVTGSISFDENGDAKKDMAFIKTIENGKFKFLTTTTVK; encoded by the coding sequence ATGAAATTGAAGAAAGTTTTTGCAGTCACTCTTGCAGCATGTATGAGCGCCAGCCTGGTTGCCGGCTGCAGCTCGGGTTCCTCTTCTTCCGGTTCCGGCGGCGCAAAAGTCGTTAAGATCGGCGTATTCGAACCTACCACCGGAGAAAACGGAGGCGGAGGTTTTCAGGAAGTCCTGGGAATGCGCTACGCAAACAAGACTCATCCAACGGTTAAGATCGGCGGAGAAGAGTATAAGGTGGAATTAGTGGAAGTGGATAACAAATCCGACAAGACAGAGGCCGTCAATGCAGCACAGAAGCTGATGAGTGAAAAGGTTTCCGTTGTGCTTGGAAGCTACGGATCCGGCGTTTCCATTGCCGCAGGACAGATATTTGCAGATGCCAAAATCCCTGCCATCGGTGCTTCCTGTACCAACCCTCAGGTAACACAGGGAAATGATTTCTATTTCCGTGTATGCTTCTTAGATCCCTTCCAGGGTACGGTCATGGCAAACTACGCCAACGACAACGGAGCAAAGACAGCTGCCGTCATCACCCAGTTAGGAGATGATTATTCCTCCGGCCTTGGTTCCTTCTTCAAAACAGCGTTTACAGGCTTAGGCGGTTCCGTTGTAAGCGAAGAACAGTTCCAGACCAACCAGACCGATTTTAAGGCCATCCTTACAAATATCAAGGCTCAGAACCCTGACATCATTTTTGCACCATCCTCCATTACCACGGCTCCTCTTATTATTAAGCAGGCCCGTGAGCTTGGAATTACAGCCACCATCGCTGCCGGCGATACCTGGGAGAACTCCACCGTCATCGAAAACGCAGGCAGTTCTGCGGAGGGCGTAGTACTTTCCACCTTCTTTGACGAAGCAGAACCGGCTAACGAGGAAGCAGCTTCCTTTATCTCCGGCTTTAAGGCTTATTTAAAGGAAAACAAGCAGGATGAGATCATCCCGGCTGTATCCGCACTTGGTTACGATGCTTACCTCTGTGCATTAAAAGCCATTGAAACAGCAGGCTCCACAGACGGCACAGCTATCCGCGATGCATTAAAGGGCGTATCCCTTGACGGCGTTACAGGAAGCATATCCTTTGATGAAAACGGAGATGCCAAGAAAGACATGGCGTTCATCAAGACCATTGAAAACGGCAAGTTCAAATTCTTAACAACTACAACGGTAAAATAA
- a CDS encoding ABC transporter permease — MSKGKEPVFQMAKRETMESWKAWLIRLTAVLLSLIVCGAVIITLTGLNPLEVYKGIFEGAVGTKRRAWMTIRDTLVLLCIAIGITPAFKMRFWNIGAEGQVLIGGVTSAAMMIHFGNSLPAFALFPLMFFGSALAAMAWAAIPAFFKAFWNTNETLFTLMMNYVAMQVVTYGIIFWENPKGSNSVGTINSATKGGWLPKLFGLEYGWNLVIVLALAAAMFLYLKYSKHGYEISVVGESTNTARYAGINVKKVILRTMALSGAVCGIAGFIIVSGASHTISTSTAGGRGFTAIIVSWLSKFNTFSMIMVSFFLVFMQKGAGQIASQFNLNENASDVITGIILFFILGCEFFIDYKVKIRSRKQSAAA, encoded by the coding sequence ATGAGTAAGGGAAAAGAACCGGTTTTTCAAATGGCAAAAAGAGAGACCATGGAATCCTGGAAGGCATGGCTCATCAGACTGACTGCGGTTCTGCTGTCTTTGATCGTCTGCGGGGCAGTAATCATCACCCTTACAGGACTAAATCCCCTGGAGGTTTACAAAGGGATTTTTGAAGGGGCTGTCGGCACAAAGAGGCGGGCCTGGATGACCATCCGGGATACCCTGGTCCTTTTGTGCATTGCAATAGGCATCACCCCTGCATTTAAAATGAGGTTCTGGAATATCGGAGCGGAAGGACAGGTGCTCATAGGCGGAGTTACTTCTGCAGCCATGATGATCCATTTTGGAAATTCCCTTCCGGCCTTTGCCCTGTTTCCCCTGATGTTTTTTGGAAGCGCTCTGGCCGCCATGGCCTGGGCCGCCATTCCGGCCTTTTTTAAGGCTTTCTGGAATACCAATGAAACACTGTTTACCCTGATGATGAATTATGTGGCCATGCAGGTGGTCACCTATGGGATCATTTTCTGGGAAAACCCCAAAGGATCCAATTCCGTTGGAACCATTAATTCCGCCACAAAGGGAGGCTGGCTTCCCAAGCTGTTTGGTTTGGAATACGGCTGGAACCTGGTGATCGTTCTGGCCCTTGCGGCAGCTATGTTTCTTTATTTAAAATACAGCAAACACGGATACGAAATTTCTGTTGTGGGAGAGAGCACCAACACGGCCCGGTATGCAGGAATCAACGTAAAGAAAGTAATATTAAGGACCATGGCCCTGTCAGGGGCAGTATGCGGAATTGCAGGCTTTATCATAGTCAGCGGAGCCAGCCACACCATATCCACCAGCACAGCAGGAGGCAGAGGCTTTACGGCAATCATTGTTTCCTGGCTGAGCAAGTTCAACACCTTTTCCATGATCATGGTATCTTTTTTCCTTGTTTTCATGCAAAAAGGCGCAGGCCAGATCGCTTCTCAGTTCAATTTAAATGAAAATGCTTCCGATGTAATAACAGGAATTATTCTGTTCTTTATTCTGGGCTGTGAATTTTTTATTGACTACAAGGTGAAGATCCGGAGCAGAAAACAGTCCGCAGCAGCGTAG
- a CDS encoding CTP synthase: MSVKYVFVTGGVVSGLGKGITAASLGRLLKARGYKVTMQKFDPYINIDPGTMNPVQHGEVFVTEDGAETDLDLGHYERFIDENLTQNSNVTTGKVYWTVLTRERRGDFGGGTVQVIPHITDEIKSRFHCSNSNSSETEIAIIEVGGTVGDIESQPFLEAIRQFQHEAGHENVILIHVTLVPYLKVSGELKTKPTQSSVKDLQGMGIQPDIIVCRSELPLDDGIRSKIAQFCNVPKTHVLQNLDVEVLYELPLAMEEEHLAEVACENLNLPCPKPDLKEWTSMIENWKHPEKEVTVALVGKYIQLHDAYISVVEALKHGGVFHRAKVHIKWVDSELVTDENAASFFQDVSGILVPGGFGSRGIEGKISSIRYARENNLPFLGLCLGMQMAIVEFARHVAGFADAHTSELDADTTHPVIHLMPDQNGIEDIGGTLRLGSYPCVLDKSSKAYQVYGEELIHERHRHRYEVNNDFREALANAGMKLSGISPDGRIVEMIEIPAHPWFLATQAHPEFKSRPNRPHPLFREFIRAAIENQ, translated from the coding sequence ATGTCAGTGAAATACGTATTTGTCACCGGGGGCGTTGTATCCGGGCTCGGCAAAGGTATTACCGCAGCATCCCTTGGACGGCTGCTGAAGGCCAGAGGCTATAAGGTCACGATGCAGAAATTTGATCCTTACATCAACATTGATCCCGGCACCATGAACCCGGTGCAGCACGGAGAGGTCTTTGTTACTGAGGACGGCGCAGAAACCGATCTTGACCTTGGCCACTATGAACGATTTATCGATGAAAACCTGACCCAGAATTCCAATGTCACCACCGGTAAGGTCTACTGGACCGTACTGACCCGTGAACGGCGCGGGGATTTCGGAGGAGGCACCGTACAGGTCATTCCTCACATTACCGACGAAATCAAAAGCCGCTTTCACTGCAGCAACAGCAATTCCTCTGAAACAGAAATCGCCATCATAGAAGTAGGCGGAACGGTAGGCGACATCGAAAGCCAGCCATTCTTAGAAGCGATCAGACAATTCCAACACGAAGCAGGCCACGAGAATGTCATTCTCATCCACGTGACCCTGGTTCCATATCTAAAGGTCTCCGGAGAACTGAAAACCAAACCCACCCAGTCCAGCGTAAAAGACTTACAAGGAATGGGAATCCAGCCCGACATCATCGTATGCCGTTCCGAACTGCCCCTTGATGACGGGATCCGAAGCAAAATCGCACAATTCTGTAACGTACCCAAAACCCACGTACTTCAAAACCTGGATGTGGAAGTATTGTATGAACTTCCCCTTGCCATGGAGGAGGAACATTTAGCGGAAGTGGCATGTGAAAACTTAAATCTCCCATGTCCAAAGCCAGATCTGAAAGAGTGGACTTCCATGATCGAAAACTGGAAGCATCCGGAAAAAGAAGTGACAGTCGCTCTGGTGGGCAAATACATCCAGCTTCACGATGCATATATTTCCGTGGTGGAAGCATTGAAGCACGGCGGCGTCTTCCACAGAGCCAAAGTTCATATTAAGTGGGTAGATTCAGAGCTTGTAACCGATGAAAACGCCGCCAGCTTCTTCCAGGATGTAAGCGGGATTCTGGTTCCCGGCGGTTTTGGCAGCCGCGGTATTGAAGGAAAGATTTCATCCATCCGGTATGCAAGGGAAAACAACCTCCCATTCCTTGGCCTCTGTCTTGGCATGCAGATGGCTATCGTGGAGTTTGCCCGCCACGTGGCAGGCTTTGCCGATGCCCATACCTCAGAGCTTGATGCAGACACCACTCATCCGGTCATCCATTTAATGCCGGATCAAAACGGCATCGAGGACATCGGAGGAACCTTACGCTTAGGCTCCTATCCCTGTGTTCTGGACAAATCCTCCAAGGCTTACCAGGTATATGGGGAAGAACTGATCCACGAGCGCCACAGACACCGCTATGAGGTGAACAACGACTTCCGTGAAGCCCTGGCAAATGCAGGAATGAAGCTTTCCGGCATTTCTCCTGACGGACGGATCGTGGAAATGATAGAAATTCCCGCCCATCCCTGGTTCCTGGCCACCCAGGCTCATCCGGAATTCAAGTCAAGACCAAACAGGCCTCATCCCCTGTTCCGTGAATTCATCCGTGCGGCCATTGAAAACCAATAA
- a CDS encoding ABC transporter permease: MGFLVIFIQKAIGQGIGILYGALGEILTEKSGNLNLGIPGMMYMGGIAGLIGAFLYENSTSDPKGLAGVVISFLCAFLCAAFGGLIYSILTITLRANQNVTGLALTTFGVGFGNFFGGSLSKLAGGVGQISVSVTGAAFKTPVPGMSKLGFIGQALFSYGFLTYLGIALAVLLSFFLNKTRKGLNLRAVGESPATADAAGIHVTAYKYAATCIGGGLSGLGGLYFVMEYSGGTWTNNGFGDRGWLAIALVIFALWKPVNAIWGSVLFGGLYILYLYIPGLDRDAQEIFKALPYVVTIVVLIITSLRKKREHQPPASLGQAYFREER; this comes from the coding sequence ATGGGATTTTTGGTTATATTTATACAAAAGGCCATCGGACAGGGAATCGGCATCCTGTATGGTGCTTTGGGAGAAATCCTCACGGAAAAATCCGGCAACTTAAATCTTGGAATTCCGGGTATGATGTATATGGGAGGCATTGCAGGCCTGATCGGCGCATTTTTATATGAAAATTCCACATCAGATCCAAAGGGACTGGCAGGCGTGGTGATCTCCTTTTTATGTGCCTTCTTATGTGCGGCTTTTGGCGGGCTGATCTACAGCATTCTGACCATTACCTTAAGAGCCAACCAGAACGTGACCGGCCTTGCCCTCACCACCTTTGGGGTAGGTTTCGGAAATTTCTTCGGAGGCTCCTTATCAAAGCTTGCCGGAGGTGTGGGACAGATTTCCGTTTCAGTGACCGGAGCCGCCTTTAAGACACCGGTCCCGGGGATGTCAAAGCTGGGATTTATTGGGCAGGCGCTGTTTTCCTACGGCTTTCTGACTTATCTGGGGATCGCTCTGGCAGTCTTACTTTCCTTTTTCTTAAACAAAACCAGAAAAGGGCTGAATTTAAGAGCTGTGGGAGAAAGCCCGGCAACTGCGGATGCGGCGGGCATCCACGTAACAGCCTACAAGTATGCGGCAACCTGCATCGGCGGGGGATTAAGCGGACTGGGAGGCCTGTATTTTGTCATGGAATATTCCGGCGGTACCTGGACCAATAATGGATTCGGAGACAGGGGCTGGCTTGCCATAGCGCTTGTTATCTTTGCCCTCTGGAAGCCTGTGAATGCCATCTGGGGTTCGGTTCTGTTTGGGGGATTATACATTCTTTACCTTTACATACCGGGACTTGACCGGGACGCCCAGGAAATATTCAAGGCCCTGCCTTACGTGGTTACCATTGTGGTACTTATTATTACCAGTTTAAGAAAGAAAAGGGAACATCAGCCGCCGGCAAGTCTGGGGCAGGCTTATTTCCGGGAAGAACGTTAA
- a CDS encoding branched-chain amino acid ABC transporter permease: MSLSTFLQQCLTGISLGGAYALIAIGYTLVYGILRLINFAHGDIFMMAGYFMIFAMASFPWYISIPVVLLVTVLLGVTIERVAYRPLRSAPRMSVMISAIGVSYLLQNLATYLFTALPKGYPEIPFLKKIYQIGGLSASFVTFLTPVLTLVIVYGLIILINKTKIGMAMRAVAKDYDTASLMGIKINRIITFTFAIGSLLAAIGSVLYFTDRMTVFPFSGSLPGLKCFVAAVFGGIGSIPGAVIGGFILGLGETALVALGYSTFSDAFTFVLLIIILLIKPTGLFGEKTTDKV, encoded by the coding sequence ATGAGTCTTTCAACCTTTTTACAGCAGTGCCTGACCGGTATCTCCCTGGGCGGCGCTTATGCGTTAATTGCCATTGGCTATACCCTGGTTTACGGGATCCTGCGGCTCATCAACTTCGCCCACGGCGATATCTTTATGATGGCCGGTTACTTTATGATATTTGCCATGGCAAGTTTTCCCTGGTACATCTCTATTCCAGTGGTATTACTGGTCACCGTATTATTAGGTGTAACCATTGAACGGGTGGCTTACCGCCCCTTACGCTCCGCTCCCAGAATGTCGGTCATGATTTCTGCGATCGGTGTCTCCTACCTTTTACAGAACCTGGCTACTTATTTATTTACAGCTTTGCCAAAGGGGTATCCGGAAATTCCGTTTCTGAAGAAAATCTACCAGATCGGCGGCCTTTCTGCATCCTTTGTCACCTTTCTAACGCCGGTCTTAACTCTGGTCATTGTTTACGGACTCATCATCCTGATCAATAAGACTAAGATCGGTATGGCCATGCGGGCGGTGGCAAAAGATTATGATACAGCCTCTCTCATGGGAATCAAGATCAACCGTATTATCACCTTTACGTTTGCCATCGGTTCCCTTTTAGCCGCCATCGGCTCCGTACTCTATTTTACAGACCGTATGACCGTATTCCCGTTCTCCGGCTCCCTGCCTGGCTTAAAATGCTTTGTTGCGGCAGTTTTCGGCGGCATCGGCAGCATTCCAGGCGCCGTGATCGGAGGATTTATTCTGGGCCTGGGGGAAACCGCCCTGGTTGCCTTGGGATATTCCACCTTCAGCGACGCATTTACCTTTGTTCTGTTAATCATCATTCTCCTGATCAAGCCTACGGGACTGTTCGGTGAGAAGACGACCGATAAAGTGTGA
- a CDS encoding ABC transporter ATP-binding protein, which yields MSKAEKTAVNVLHMQDITMQFGGVVAVNGLTLDVNQGEIVALIGPNGAGKTTAFNCVTGIYEPTFGQVDFMGETILSNTPKGKMKKMYLGEVTPRPITVISSTPDVITKKGIARTFQNIRLFGQLSVFDNVLIAKHMRAKQNVFSATLRLNRKEEERMRAEATALLEEQNLLHLKDEIASSLPYGLQRRLEIARALATEPKFLLLDEPAAGMNPQETQDLTDFIKQIRDSYHLTVFMIEHHMDLVMQISDRIYVLDFGKLIAHGTPDEIQNNERVIEAYLGVSDDAED from the coding sequence ATGTCAAAAGCAGAAAAAACGGCCGTCAATGTGCTTCACATGCAGGACATCACCATGCAGTTCGGCGGCGTTGTGGCTGTAAACGGTCTGACCCTTGACGTAAACCAGGGAGAGATCGTGGCCTTAATCGGTCCCAACGGTGCAGGAAAGACAACCGCATTTAACTGTGTTACCGGTATTTATGAACCTACCTTCGGGCAGGTGGACTTTATGGGAGAAACCATTCTTTCCAATACCCCAAAGGGAAAGATGAAAAAAATGTACCTGGGAGAAGTGACGCCAAGGCCCATTACAGTGATCAGCAGTACGCCGGATGTGATTACGAAAAAGGGCATTGCCCGTACCTTCCAGAACATCCGCCTTTTCGGACAGCTGTCCGTATTTGACAACGTCCTTATCGCCAAACACATGCGGGCAAAACAGAATGTATTCTCCGCTACCCTCCGCTTAAACCGTAAGGAGGAGGAACGGATGCGTGCCGAAGCCACTGCCCTTTTAGAGGAACAGAACTTACTCCACTTAAAGGATGAGATCGCCTCTTCCCTTCCCTACGGCCTGCAAAGGCGTTTGGAGATCGCCAGAGCCCTTGCAACGGAGCCGAAGTTTCTGCTCCTTGACGAACCGGCTGCGGGCATGAATCCCCAGGAAACCCAGGATTTAACGGATTTTATCAAACAGATCCGTGATTCCTACCATCTTACCGTATTCATGATCGAGCACCACATGGATCTGGTCATGCAGATTTCCGACCGCATCTATGTCCTGGATTTCGGCAAGCTGATCGCCCATGGAACACCGGATGAGATCCAGAACAATGAACGGGTAATTGAAGCATATCTGGGGGTGAGCGACGATGCTGAAGATTGA
- a CDS encoding branched-chain amino acid ABC transporter permease has protein sequence MKKNAVSKNKLYTLIALLVIIGLLAFLQANSAQYSYQISILERSAIYAVVAVSMNLLTGFTGLFSLGQAGFMAIGAYTVAILTIPVDSRASVYYVGGIAPAIANLQCPYWLALILAGVLAAAMAALIGIPVLRLKSDYLAIATLGFSEIIRAVIAAPQLNTITNGSYGLKNIPGFPNLFAAFGLCALCIFLMVLLINSSYGRAFKALREDEVAAQAMGLNLFRYKELSFVISSFFTGVGGGLLAIFMRSIDSKTFSINLTYDILLIVVLGGIGSITGSVIGAFLVTAGREWLRFFDNPLVIGGFEVPLFRTGFRMVIFSILLMAVVLFYRRGIMGSNEFSWEGLGRLIRGIPAKWKKKSKAQKGENS, from the coding sequence ATGAAGAAAAATGCAGTTTCCAAAAACAAACTTTATACTCTGATCGCTCTCCTGGTCATCATCGGCCTGCTGGCATTCTTACAGGCTAACAGCGCCCAGTACAGCTATCAGATCTCCATCCTGGAGCGAAGCGCCATCTATGCGGTAGTGGCCGTTTCCATGAACCTGCTTACCGGTTTCACAGGATTGTTCTCTTTAGGCCAGGCCGGTTTTATGGCAATCGGAGCCTATACTGTGGCCATCCTTACCATTCCGGTTGACAGCCGGGCCAGCGTTTACTACGTGGGCGGTATTGCACCTGCCATTGCAAACCTCCAATGTCCCTATTGGCTGGCCCTTATTCTTGCAGGTGTTCTTGCCGCAGCCATGGCTGCCCTCATCGGCATCCCGGTCCTCCGGTTAAAAAGCGATTACCTGGCTATTGCTACCCTGGGCTTTTCTGAGATCATCCGGGCCGTCATTGCGGCTCCCCAGTTAAATACCATTACAAACGGTTCCTATGGATTAAAAAATATCCCCGGGTTTCCTAACCTTTTTGCCGCCTTTGGACTTTGCGCCCTTTGTATCTTTTTAATGGTCCTTCTCATCAATTCCTCTTACGGGCGGGCATTTAAGGCTCTCCGTGAAGATGAAGTGGCCGCTCAGGCCATGGGCTTAAACTTATTCCGCTACAAGGAGCTGTCCTTTGTCATCTCCTCCTTTTTCACCGGCGTAGGCGGAGGACTTCTGGCCATATTTATGCGTTCCATTGATTCAAAGACCTTTTCCATTAACTTAACCTATGATATTCTGCTGATCGTAGTCCTGGGTGGAATCGGAAGCATTACGGGAAGCGTCATCGGCGCATTTCTGGTCACTGCAGGAAGGGAATGGCTCCGTTTCTTTGATAACCCTCTGGTCATCGGCGGATTTGAAGTTCCCTTATTCCGCACAGGTTTCCGTATGGTCATCTTTTCTATCCTGCTGATGGCAGTGGTGCTCTTCTACCGCCGCGGGATCATGGGCAGCAATGAATTTTCCTGGGAAGGCCTTGGAAGGCTGATCCGGGGTATTCCGGCTAAATGGAAGAAAAAAAGCAAAGCACAGAAGGGAGAAAACTCATAA